One segment of Bacteroidia bacterium DNA contains the following:
- a CDS encoding T9SS type A sorting domain-containing protein has protein sequence TGNNSWRRNDQGSTAVWSSDASGLYSPTSSLGSYSARFHTYSASSGTQGSLDLYVNCSPAGTKQLMFDYINTSGTDNLVVLQSTDGGATFPTTLGTFNSNSGWTAQSINVTSTSATTVIRFRATSDYGLTDIGIDNLRIVLPCSGTPTAGTTNASGTTVCPTATVNFWLTGATLAGSLTYQWQSSPDNVTYTNIGGATSATYSGVPGTTKYYRCRVTCTPSGLSANSTPILITVSSAVTYATLPYAESFESWVSFCDSYELPTINWRSTPTTGNNSWRRNDQGTTAAWTSESYGLYNPTSSLGSYSARFHTYSTSSGTQGSLDLYVNCSPAGTKLFTFDYINTSGTDNLVVLQSTDGGATFPTTLGTFNSNSGWTAQSINVTSTSATTVIRFRATSDYGLTDIGIDNLRIVLPCSGTPTAGTASVTPTGFCGATNPTLTLSGYTVAGGITFQWQSSPNGSSWTNISGATTASYSAPPITATTYYRCVVTCTNSSLSANSTTAVVTAVPEPLPACLTYNSPANTATGICPINTRLAFSDTGDVCGAAKNYKLYFGTNNPPSNIHNGTLIGLVGFYDFVTLSPTTTYYWKVVPTNTTGDATGCPIYSFTTSANPGPNPCEALLGAGVVTVPSLPYASGAGTTNNGNDLTSANTMTCGGASYLNGMDNVYVFTPAASGKVTITLTKAGSEDASLMVYEGCPLTNTPCGANAGSCMSYSNGTSTSRSVNICVNAGTKYFVVLDCYPTPNFYAFTNLTISAPSGGSAPANDLPCNATALTLGVTSGGDNSCSGSASEGALGIPACWTAGLLNTVWYKFVTPASGKVNVRTNTGTLQNTQIALYSGSCAALTYAGQCNDDAISCGYSTNYNSEMILVGLTPGITYYVRVDGYQNAMGTFGIIAIDGNLSYPAMPSQDCSIPLPVCNANFNVGNPGYSAVGNVCDYDGSGNCTGGERSSVWYTINIANNGVLNFNIIPNDYNGIAGDETDYDWVLWRIVSGSQPITNCAQIQATGGDNEVACNYSYLGVTGTTPSGNSPIAYPGFDAAYEISPLVYTGERYLLNINNFTQSTSGFTIDLTSTGGGIIDYGAAPNTLFWTGATDNDWFKATNWAGCQVPSCTTDVYITPGPTNQPLIGSAGAQCRTMNITAGASLTLAAAQQLRICGNFINSGVFNADVTSKVLFDNVSANDTIAGNFSGTSRFGNLEINKASGATTVLLSNDIEVVGNINIATASSRLITSGVTITLTGNYTNSGMVTANNLSTLALNGVTQSLSGNLSGTSALGNISIANTTTNLNAALDMLGTFQLNSGVFNTGGNIHSVAGDFIVSGSYNTTSNSVVMNGNSTQSMNCAGVTFYNLTINNPSGSVTALAAVTISNILNLQQGLFRSTGAGLIAVTNTAVGAITRTSGHIFAATGSNFYRQVAASGNYLFPVGIDAIGTANYRYAEVNINSITGSSPSIYACFNPAAAVNSSGTWPTINSIILTDCGPNGYWILNPNNITTINYDLKLSLQGLGLSGAFDDLFTVCSRPNGSTSKSAWTGGGSIPTPGSPGRIYSSGYAIRTGVTSFSEKGVGVSDNPQPIELLDFKATPVHNQIELKWTVIPSPNDANYALERSTDSQHYTNIVTLPVKDAGQRNYEYSDKSVVLNQRYYYRLRMINQDGSFTYSHSVEAIITGETQQSLYIYPNPTHNSCTVSFSLTEDELVTIKLYNETGQLVWEKSQNRTAGSNEVEIPTTDFAAGTYHIQIFTPTWKATEQIIKVK, from the coding sequence TACCGGCAACAATTCTTGGCGGCGTAATGACCAAGGCTCTACCGCTGTATGGTCGTCAGATGCCTCCGGTCTTTACAGCCCTACCTCTTCCTTAGGGAGCTATTCAGCAAGATTTCACACGTATTCTGCCAGCAGCGGAACCCAGGGGAGCTTAGATTTATATGTAAACTGTAGCCCTGCCGGAACTAAACAACTCATGTTTGATTACATCAACACATCCGGTACAGATAACTTGGTGGTGTTACAATCTACTGATGGTGGCGCAACGTTTCCCACTACATTGGGCACTTTTAATAGTAATTCCGGCTGGACAGCCCAGTCTATCAACGTTACTTCTACTTCAGCGACTACCGTTATCCGGTTTAGAGCTACTTCAGATTATGGACTTACAGATATTGGTATTGATAATTTGAGAATTGTTTTACCGTGTAGCGGCACACCTACTGCCGGCACTACGAATGCCTCAGGGACAACAGTTTGTCCTACGGCTACGGTTAATTTTTGGCTAACCGGTGCCACCTTAGCGGGTAGTCTTACTTACCAATGGCAATCTTCACCGGATAATGTTACCTATACGAATATTGGCGGTGCTACGAGTGCCACCTATAGTGGCGTTCCCGGTACTACCAAATATTACCGTTGCAGAGTAACCTGCACGCCATCAGGGCTTTCCGCCAACAGCACCCCGATATTGATAACCGTTTCTTCCGCTGTTACGTATGCGACTTTACCTTATGCTGAGAGTTTTGAATCATGGGTAAGTTTTTGTGATTCTTATGAGCTACCTACCATTAATTGGCGAAGTACCCCTACTACCGGCAACAATTCTTGGCGGCGTAATGACCAAGGTACTACTGCTGCATGGACATCAGAAAGTTATGGTCTTTACAACCCTACCTCTTCCTTAGGGAGCTATTCAGCAAGATTTCACACGTATTCTACCAGCAGTGGAACTCAGGGGAGCTTAGATTTATATGTAAACTGTAGCCCTGCGGGAACTAAATTATTTACATTTGATTACATCAACACATCCGGTACAGATAACTTGGTGGTGTTACAATCTACTGATGGTGGCGCAACGTTTCCCACTACATTGGGCACTTTTAATAGTAATTCCGGCTGGACAGCCCAGTCTATCAACGTTACTTCTACTTCAGCGACTACCGTTATCCGGTTTAGAGCTACTTCAGATTATGGACTTACAGATATTGGTATTGATAATTTGAGAATTGTTTTACCGTGTAGCGGCACACCTACTGCCGGCACTGCATCAGTAACGCCAACAGGCTTTTGTGGAGCTACCAACCCAACACTTACCTTATCCGGATATACAGTAGCCGGTGGTATTACTTTCCAATGGCAGTCTTCGCCCAATGGGTCGTCATGGACAAACATATCGGGCGCAACTACCGCCTCATACAGTGCACCTCCTATTACAGCTACTACCTATTATCGTTGTGTAGTAACCTGTACTAATTCCTCATTATCCGCTAATAGTACTACTGCTGTAGTAACGGCTGTTCCTGAACCATTACCTGCCTGCTTAACCTATAACTCTCCGGCGAATACTGCAACCGGTATTTGCCCAATCAATACAAGGTTAGCATTTTCAGATACAGGAGATGTTTGTGGGGCAGCGAAAAACTATAAACTGTATTTTGGCACGAATAACCCTCCCTCTAATATCCATAATGGAACATTGATAGGATTGGTTGGGTTTTATGATTTTGTAACACTTTCTCCTACCACTACATATTATTGGAAAGTAGTACCTACTAATACGACCGGCGATGCCACTGGCTGTCCGATATATTCATTCACAACATCTGCAAATCCGGGGCCAAACCCATGTGAAGCACTATTAGGGGCCGGAGTGGTTACGGTACCATCCCTACCATACGCTTCCGGTGCTGGTACTACCAATAATGGAAATGACTTAACCAGTGCTAACACAATGACTTGTGGAGGCGCTAGTTACCTGAATGGTATGGATAATGTTTATGTGTTTACGCCTGCTGCTTCCGGTAAAGTTACCATAACCCTAACTAAGGCCGGTTCTGAAGATGCCTCCTTAATGGTATATGAAGGCTGCCCGCTCACAAATACACCTTGCGGTGCTAATGCCGGTTCTTGTATGTCTTATTCAAATGGAACATCAACTTCACGCTCCGTAAATATCTGTGTAAATGCAGGTACCAAATATTTCGTTGTCTTAGATTGCTACCCAACCCCGAATTTCTATGCCTTTACGAATTTAACTATTTCTGCTCCATCCGGTGGTAGTGCACCGGCCAATGATTTACCTTGTAATGCAACTGCTTTAACACTTGGAGTAACTTCCGGCGGCGATAATTCTTGCTCAGGAAGCGCTAGCGAAGGTGCATTAGGAATCCCGGCCTGCTGGACTGCCGGCCTGCTAAATACAGTATGGTATAAATTTGTAACTCCTGCATCCGGAAAAGTAAATGTGAGAACTAACACCGGAACACTACAAAATACGCAGATAGCTCTATACTCAGGATCTTGTGCAGCTTTAACCTATGCAGGTCAATGTAACGATGATGCGATTTCTTGCGGCTACTCAACAAACTATAATTCAGAGATGATATTAGTGGGACTTACACCCGGCATAACTTACTATGTGCGGGTAGATGGCTATCAAAATGCAATGGGAACTTTTGGAATCATAGCTATTGACGGCAATCTGTCTTATCCAGCAATGCCTTCCCAAGATTGTTCCATCCCGCTACCGGTTTGTAATGCTAATTTTAACGTAGGGAATCCGGGATATTCCGCCGTAGGAAACGTTTGCGACTATGATGGTAGCGGAAACTGTACAGGGGGTGAAAGATCTTCGGTCTGGTACACAATTAATATTGCCAATAACGGGGTATTAAACTTTAATATTATTCCGAATGACTATAATGGGATAGCAGGGGATGAAACTGACTATGACTGGGTACTCTGGCGAATTGTCAGTGGTTCTCAGCCGATTACAAATTGCGCGCAAATTCAGGCAACGGGCGGCGATAATGAAGTAGCTTGTAATTACAGCTATTTGGGAGTAACAGGAACAACACCTTCAGGAAATTCACCTATTGCTTATCCCGGCTTTGACGCTGCCTATGAGATCTCACCTTTGGTTTATACAGGCGAGCGTTATCTCCTGAATATAAATAACTTTACCCAGAGTACCTCAGGATTTACCATTGATCTCACCTCTACGGGTGGTGGTATAATTGATTATGGAGCTGCGCCAAATACATTATTCTGGACAGGTGCTACGGATAACGACTGGTTTAAGGCTACAAATTGGGCGGGCTGCCAAGTTCCTTCTTGCACAACCGATGTGTATATTACACCCGGACCTACTAATCAGCCGCTAATTGGTTCTGCCGGTGCGCAATGCCGTACGATGAATATTACAGCCGGTGCATCACTAACTTTAGCAGCAGCTCAGCAGCTAAGAATCTGTGGCAACTTTATCAATTCCGGCGTTTTTAATGCAGACGTTACTTCAAAAGTCTTGTTTGACAATGTTTCTGCAAATGATACCATAGCAGGGAATTTTAGTGGAACCAGCCGCTTTGGAAATTTAGAAATAAATAAAGCATCTGGTGCTACAACAGTGCTCTTATCCAATGACATAGAAGTAGTAGGTAATATCAATATTGCTACTGCATCGAGCCGTTTGATTACTTCCGGCGTAACCATTACATTGACAGGAAATTATACTAATTCAGGCATGGTTACTGCCAATAATCTATCTACATTAGCTTTGAATGGGGTTACACAGTCATTAAGCGGAAATCTGAGTGGTACAAGTGCGCTTGGAAATATATCTATTGCGAATACCACCACAAACTTAAATGCCGCCTTAGATATGTTGGGAACATTCCAGCTAAATTCGGGTGTATTTAACACAGGAGGAAATATACACTCAGTAGCCGGAGACTTTATCGTATCAGGAAGCTATAACACAACCTCAAATTCGGTAGTTATGAATGGAAATAGCACTCAATCTATGAATTGCGCAGGAGTTACCTTTTACAACCTAACGATAAATAACCCCTCCGGAAGCGTTACAGCTTTAGCTGCAGTTACTATTTCCAATATACTTAACTTACAGCAAGGCTTATTCCGCTCTACAGGGGCAGGATTGATAGCCGTTACAAATACTGCTGTGGGAGCAATCACACGGACATCGGGTCATATCTTTGCTGCTACCGGTAGTAATTTCTATAGACAGGTTGCAGCCTCCGGAAATTATTTATTCCCGGTAGGTATAGATGCCATTGGAACAGCTAACTATCGCTATGCAGAGGTTAATATTAATTCAATAACCGGTTCTTCCCCCTCCATTTATGCTTGCTTTAATCCAGCCGCAGCAGTTAACTCTTCCGGAACTTGGCCAACTATTAATAGCATCATTTTAACAGATTGCGGACCCAACGGTTATTGGATACTGAACCCAAATAATATCACAACAATTAACTATGATTTGAAGCTATCCCTGCAAGGTTTAGGTCTTTCCGGTGCTTTTGATGATTTATTCACCGTTTGCAGCCGTCCAAATGGTTCTACCTCAAAGAGTGCTTGGACAGGTGGTGGCTCTATCCCTACACCAGGATCACCAGGTAGGATTTATTCCAGTGGATATGCTATCAGAACCGGCGTTACCTCCTTCTCTGAAAAAGGAGTTGGCGTTTCTGATAACCCACAACCCATTGAGTTACTTGACTTTAAAGCAACTCCAGTACATAATCAAATTGAGTTAAAATGGACTGTGATCCCTTCACCCAATGACGCAAACTATGCTTTGGAAAGAAGCACAGACTCACAGCATTACACAAATATAGTTACGTTACCGGTAAAAGATGCCGGCCAGCGTAATTATGAATATTCGGATAAATCGGTAGTTTTAAATCAACGCTATTATTATCGTTTGAGAATGATTAATCAGGATGGTTCTTTTACCTATTCTCATAGTGTTGAGGCAATTATCACCGGAGAAACTCAGCAAAGTTTATATATATATCCGAATCCTACCCATAACTCATGTACGGTTTCCTTTAGTTTGACAGAAGACGAATTAGTTACAATTAAGTTGTATAATGAAACGGGGCAGTTGGTATGGGAGAAATCGCAGAACCGAACAGCAGGTTCAAATGAAGTAGAAATCCCAACTACGGATTTTGCTGCCGGAACTTATCACATCCAGATTTTCACTCCTACATGGAAAGCCACTGAACAAATCATTAAAGTAAAGTAG
- a CDS encoding transposase, with protein sequence LKSNRKVALTLDDKQNGRYTSIKSLKPEGRTAVVWVEQLDFPILIACQIFTNENDTAALYLASNDLNLSYEQITAIYHKRWKVEEYHKSIKSNASFAKSPTRTITTQKSHFIASLTAFNRFELLKVRKNKSHFALKNYLNIVALRKAKEELQHLLTPSLKNTT encoded by the coding sequence CTCTCAAGTCAAATCGGAAAGTTGCCTTGACACTGGATGATAAGCAAAACGGTCGTTACACAAGTATTAAGTCCCTGAAGCCGGAAGGGCGCACTGCGGTGGTGTGGGTTGAGCAGTTGGATTTCCCAATTCTCATTGCATGCCAAATTTTCACAAACGAGAATGATACTGCTGCGCTCTATCTGGCTTCTAACGACTTAAATTTGTCATACGAGCAAATCACTGCAATCTATCACAAACGATGGAAAGTAGAAGAGTATCACAAATCCATCAAGAGCAATGCTTCGTTTGCCAAATCACCTACACGCACAATAACAACACAAAAAAGTCATTTCATTGCTTCGCTGACAGCGTTTAATCGGTTTGAATTACTGAAAGTAAGAAAAAACAAAAGTCATTTTGCACTGAAAAATTATTTGAACATAGTAGCACTACGAAAAGCAAAGGAAGAATTACAGCATTTATTAACACCAAGTCTTAAAAATACTACTTAA